One part of the Humulus lupulus chromosome 9, drHumLupu1.1, whole genome shotgun sequence genome encodes these proteins:
- the LOC133800542 gene encoding electron transfer flavoprotein subunit alpha, mitochondrial isoform X1, producing MARIAVIRALRRRVTPSSISTSRSISTLVLGEFEGGTIKPSCLSAVEAAKSLGKDNSISMLLAGSGPSLKEAAVIAASHHPSVSQVLVADSDMFTHPLAEPWAKLIHLAQQKGSYSHVIASSSSFGKNIFPRAAALLDVSPITDVVEISDSHLFVRPIYAGNALSTVKYTGAGPCMLTIRSTSFPVSPIIDESKSNEAPISQVDLSTFNEESVGKSRFVKLASQATERPDLGNARVVVTGGRALKTAENFKMIEKLAERLGAAVGATRAAVDAGYVPNDLQVGQTGKIVAPELYMAFGVSGAIQHLAGMKDSKVIVAVNKDADAPIFQVADYGLVGDLFEVIPELLEKLPEKK from the exons atggccCGCATTGCCGTGATCAGAGCTCTCAGAAGACGAGTGACTCCATCGTCAATCTCGACTTCTCGATCT ATTAGCACATTGGTATTGGGTGAATTCGAAGGTGGTACGATCAAACCCTCATGTTTAAGTGCAGTGGAGGCTGCCAAGTCTTTAGGCAAGGACAACTCGATTTCAATGCTCTTGGCAGGTTCTGGTCCTTCTCTAAAGGAAGCTGCAGTCATTGCTGCTTCTCATCATCCTTCTGTTTCGCAG GTGCTTGTGGCTGATTCAGATATGTTTACACATCCTTTAGctgaaccttgggctaagctaATCCATTTGGCTCAGCAGAAAGGCAGCTACTCACATGTCATTGCCTCTTCAAGTTCATTTGGGAAAAACATTTTTCCAAGGGCGGCTGCACTTTTAGATGTTTCTCCAATTACAGATGTTGTTGAAATTTCTGACTCTCATCTATTTGTGAG GCCAATATATGCTGGAAATGCACTTTCCACTGTTAAATATACTGGAGCTGGCCCTTGCATGTTGACCATTAGATCAACATCTTTTCCAGTTTCACCAATCATAGATGAGTCAAAATCTAATGAAGCTCCTATTTCCCAGGTTGATCTCTCCACCTTCAATGAAG AGTCAGTTGGTAAGTCAAGATTTGTAAAGCTTGCTTCTCAGGCTACTGAACGACCTGATCTTGGGAATGCTCGTGTTGTGGTTACTGGCGGACGTGCACTGAAAACTGCTGAGAACTTCAAAATGATAGAGAAACTTGCAGAAAGACTTGGTGCAGCTG TTGGGGCTACCCGAGCTGCTGTTGATGCAGGTTATGTCCCAAATGATCTGCAG GTCGGTCAAACTGGAAAGATAGTCGCACCTGAGTTATACATGGCTTTCGGGGTATCTGGAGCCATTCAACACTTGGCAGGCATGAAAGATTCCAAGGTCATTGTTGCAGTGAACAAAGATGCAGATGCACCCATTTTTCAG GTTGCTGATTATGGACTCGTAGGCGATCTCTTTGAGGTGATACCGGAGTTGCTAGAGAAGCTTCCTGAGAAAAAGTGA
- the LOC133800542 gene encoding electron transfer flavoprotein subunit alpha, mitochondrial isoform X2 produces the protein MLLAGSGPSLKEAAVIAASHHPSVSQVLVADSDMFTHPLAEPWAKLIHLAQQKGSYSHVIASSSSFGKNIFPRAAALLDVSPITDVVEISDSHLFVRPIYAGNALSTVKYTGAGPCMLTIRSTSFPVSPIIDESKSNEAPISQVDLSTFNEESVGKSRFVKLASQATERPDLGNARVVVTGGRALKTAENFKMIEKLAERLGAAVGATRAAVDAGYVPNDLQVGQTGKIVAPELYMAFGVSGAIQHLAGMKDSKVIVAVNKDADAPIFQVADYGLVGDLFEVIPELLEKLPEKK, from the exons ATGCTCTTGGCAGGTTCTGGTCCTTCTCTAAAGGAAGCTGCAGTCATTGCTGCTTCTCATCATCCTTCTGTTTCGCAG GTGCTTGTGGCTGATTCAGATATGTTTACACATCCTTTAGctgaaccttgggctaagctaATCCATTTGGCTCAGCAGAAAGGCAGCTACTCACATGTCATTGCCTCTTCAAGTTCATTTGGGAAAAACATTTTTCCAAGGGCGGCTGCACTTTTAGATGTTTCTCCAATTACAGATGTTGTTGAAATTTCTGACTCTCATCTATTTGTGAG GCCAATATATGCTGGAAATGCACTTTCCACTGTTAAATATACTGGAGCTGGCCCTTGCATGTTGACCATTAGATCAACATCTTTTCCAGTTTCACCAATCATAGATGAGTCAAAATCTAATGAAGCTCCTATTTCCCAGGTTGATCTCTCCACCTTCAATGAAG AGTCAGTTGGTAAGTCAAGATTTGTAAAGCTTGCTTCTCAGGCTACTGAACGACCTGATCTTGGGAATGCTCGTGTTGTGGTTACTGGCGGACGTGCACTGAAAACTGCTGAGAACTTCAAAATGATAGAGAAACTTGCAGAAAGACTTGGTGCAGCTG TTGGGGCTACCCGAGCTGCTGTTGATGCAGGTTATGTCCCAAATGATCTGCAG GTCGGTCAAACTGGAAAGATAGTCGCACCTGAGTTATACATGGCTTTCGGGGTATCTGGAGCCATTCAACACTTGGCAGGCATGAAAGATTCCAAGGTCATTGTTGCAGTGAACAAAGATGCAGATGCACCCATTTTTCAG GTTGCTGATTATGGACTCGTAGGCGATCTCTTTGAGGTGATACCGGAGTTGCTAGAGAAGCTTCCTGAGAAAAAGTGA